From the genome of Pseudomonas sp. FP453:
CATGACCTTCTGCAAGCGCCTGAGCAAGAACAAGGGCAGCAACGCCTTCTTCGCCTCGATCCACAGCCACCCGCAAACCCTCGACGTGCTGCGCACCCGTGCCGAGCCACTGGGCATTGAAGTAGTCGTAGGCGATGAGCGCGAATTGACCGACGTCAACCCGTTCTTCGGCGCCCTGCTTCAATACCCGGCGAGCAACGGTGACGTGTTCGACTACCGCGCACTGACCGAGCGCTTCCACGCCGCCAACGCCCTGGTGGCCGTGGCCGCCGACCTGCTGGCCCTGACCCTGCTCGCTCCGCCGGGTGAGTTCGGCGCCGACGTGGCCATCGGCAGCGCGCAACGCTTCGGCGTGCCGCTGGGCTTTGGTGGCCCGCACGCGGCGTACTTCTCCACCAAGGATGCGTTCAAGCGCGACATGCCGGGCCGCCTGGTCGGTGTATCCGTCGACCGTTTCGGCAAGCCGGCCCTGCGCCTGGCCATGCAGACCCGCGAGCAACATATCCGCCGCGAGAAAGCCACGTCGAACATCTGCACCGCCCAGGTGCTGCTGGCCAACATCGCCAGCATGTACGCCGTGTACCACGGCCCCAAAGGCCTGACCCAGATCGCCCAGCGCGTGCACCAGCTGACCGCGATCCTGGCCAAGGGCCTGACCGCCCTGGGCTTGAAGGTCGAGCAGGAAAACTTCTTCGACACCCTCACCCTCAACACCGGCGCCAACACCGCCGCGCTGCACGACAAGGCCCGCGCCCAGCGCATCAACCTGCGTGTGGTGGACGGTGAGCGTCTTGGCGTTTCCGTGGATGAAACCACCAACCAGGCTGATATCGAAACGCTGTGGTCGATCTTCGCCGACGGCAAGGCACTGCCCGCCTTCACCGAGACTGAAAGCACCCTGCCCGCTGCCCTGCTGCGCCAGTCGCCCGTGCTCAGCCACCCGGTGTTCAACCGTTATCACTCGGAAACCGAGCTGATGCGCTACCTGCGCAAGCTGGCCGACAAGGACCTGGCGCTGGACCGCACCATGATCCCGCTGGGCTCCTGCACCATGAAGCTCAACGCCGCCAGCGAAATGATCCCGGTGACCTGGGCCGAGTTCGGCGCCCTGCACCCGTTCGCCCCGGCTGAGCAAAGCGCCGGCTACCTGGAGCTGACCAGCGACCTGGAAGCCATGCTCTGCGCCGCCACCGGCTACGACGCGATCTCGCTGCAACCGAACGCCGGTTCCCAGGGTGAGTACGCCGGCTTGCTGGCGATCCGTGCCTATCACCAGAGCCGTGGCGATGAACGTCGCGACATCTGCCTGATCCCGTCGTCGGCCCACGGCACCAACCCGGCGACCGCCAACATGGCCGGTATGCGCGTGGTCGTCACCGCCTGCGATGCACGCGGCAACGTCGACATCGAAGACCTGCGCGCCAAGGCCATCGAGCACCGCGAGCACCTCGCTGCGCTGATGATCACCTACCCGTCCACCCACGGCGTGTTCGAAGAAGGTATCCGCGAAATCTGCGGGATCATTCACGACAACGGCGGCCAGGTGTACATCGACGGCGCCAACATGAACGCCATGGTCGGCCTGTGCGCACCGGGCAAGTTCGGCGGCGACGTGTCCCACCTGAACCTGCACAAGACCTTCTGCATTCCCCACGGCGGTGGCGGCCCGGGCGTTGGCCCGATTGGCGTGAAGTCGCACCTCACGCCGTTCCTGCCAGGCCACGCGGCCATGGAACGCAAGGAAGGCGCGGTGTGCGCGGCGCCGTTCGGCAGCGCGAGCATTTTGCCGATCACCTGGATGTACATCAGCATGATGGGCGGCGCAGGCCTCAAGCGCGCATCGCAACTGGCGATCCTGAATGCCAACTACATTTCCCGTCGCCTCGAAGAGCACTACCCCGTGCTCTACACCGGCAGCAACGGCCTGGTGGCGCATGAATGCATCCTCGACCTGCGCCCACTGAAAGACAGCAGCGGCATCAGCGTGGATGACGTGGCCAAGCGTTTGATCGACTTCGGTTTCCACGCACCGACCATGTCGTTCCCGGTGGCCGGCACCTTGATGATCGAGCCGACCGAAAGCGAATCCAAGGAAGAACTGGACCGCTTCTGCAACGCCATGATCGCCATCCGCGAAGAAATCCGCGCGGTGGAAAACGGCACCCTGGACAAGGACGACAACCCGCTGAAAAACGCGCCACACACCGCCGCTGAATTGGTGAGCGAGTGGACGCACCCCTACACCCGCGAGCAGGCGGTGTACCCGGTGCCGTCGTTGATCGAAGGCAAGTACTGGCCGCCGGTTGGGCGGGTGGACAACGTGTTTGGTGATCG
Proteins encoded in this window:
- the gcvP gene encoding aminomethyl-transferring glycine dehydrogenase, producing MTVQLTTANEFIARHIGPRAEDEQQMLASLGFDSLEALSASVIPESIKGTSVLGLEDGLSEAEALAKIKAIAGKNQLFKTYIGQGYYNCHTPSPILRNLLENPAWYTAYTPYQPEISQGRLEALLNFQTLISDLTGLPIANASLLDEATAAAEAMTFCKRLSKNKGSNAFFASIHSHPQTLDVLRTRAEPLGIEVVVGDERELTDVNPFFGALLQYPASNGDVFDYRALTERFHAANALVAVAADLLALTLLAPPGEFGADVAIGSAQRFGVPLGFGGPHAAYFSTKDAFKRDMPGRLVGVSVDRFGKPALRLAMQTREQHIRREKATSNICTAQVLLANIASMYAVYHGPKGLTQIAQRVHQLTAILAKGLTALGLKVEQENFFDTLTLNTGANTAALHDKARAQRINLRVVDGERLGVSVDETTNQADIETLWSIFADGKALPAFTETESTLPAALLRQSPVLSHPVFNRYHSETELMRYLRKLADKDLALDRTMIPLGSCTMKLNAASEMIPVTWAEFGALHPFAPAEQSAGYLELTSDLEAMLCAATGYDAISLQPNAGSQGEYAGLLAIRAYHQSRGDERRDICLIPSSAHGTNPATANMAGMRVVVTACDARGNVDIEDLRAKAIEHREHLAALMITYPSTHGVFEEGIREICGIIHDNGGQVYIDGANMNAMVGLCAPGKFGGDVSHLNLHKTFCIPHGGGGPGVGPIGVKSHLTPFLPGHAAMERKEGAVCAAPFGSASILPITWMYISMMGGAGLKRASQLAILNANYISRRLEEHYPVLYTGSNGLVAHECILDLRPLKDSSGISVDDVAKRLIDFGFHAPTMSFPVAGTLMIEPTESESKEELDRFCNAMIAIREEIRAVENGTLDKDDNPLKNAPHTAAELVSEWTHPYTREQAVYPVPSLIEGKYWPPVGRVDNVFGDRNLVCACPSIESYA